One part of the Litoreibacter janthinus genome encodes these proteins:
- a CDS encoding biotin/lipoate--protein ligase family protein, with product MTQPQFPPLFSGEAAKGDPFALACGRAAEGCDAGLVFYDLAPDRLRAAIVFAPETALHDALAALPVCGVGFQNALGALGPPEVAVHLGWDGPIYVNGGRCGALRVAASPKDPMAEPDWLVVGLDLWLWPASEEGGLTPDQTALYAEGCAEVDAVELLEAWVRHTLVGLNAWSDSGLASLHREWGGLAHGKGTDIDVLGHAGHFLGVDEHFGLLLRQGDTTRLIPLTELLEDLP from the coding sequence ATGACCCAGCCACAATTCCCGCCGCTGTTCTCTGGCGAAGCCGCTAAGGGCGATCCGTTCGCGCTGGCCTGCGGGCGGGCAGCGGAGGGATGCGACGCGGGGCTGGTGTTTTATGATCTCGCGCCTGACCGGTTGCGCGCGGCCATCGTCTTCGCGCCGGAAACCGCGTTGCATGACGCACTGGCCGCCCTGCCCGTCTGCGGCGTGGGGTTCCAGAACGCTTTGGGCGCGCTTGGACCGCCCGAAGTCGCGGTGCATCTGGGCTGGGATGGCCCGATCTACGTCAACGGCGGGCGCTGCGGGGCATTGCGCGTCGCGGCCTCCCCCAAGGACCCGATGGCAGAGCCGGACTGGCTGGTCGTCGGGCTTGATCTGTGGCTTTGGCCCGCCAGTGAAGAGGGTGGGTTGACCCCCGACCAAACCGCGCTTTACGCCGAAGGCTGCGCCGAGGTCGACGCGGTGGAATTGCTGGAAGCCTGGGTGCGCCACACCCTTGTCGGCCTGAACGCGTGGTCCGATAGCGGGCTGGCCAGTCTGCACCGCGAATGGGGCGGTCTGGCCCACGGAAAAGGCACTGACATTGACGTTCTGGGCCATGCAGGGCATTTCCTTGGCGTCGATGAACATTTTGGTTTGCTGCTGCGCCAAGGCGACACGACGCGGCTGATCCCGCTCACCGAATTGCTGGAGGACTTGCCATGA
- a CDS encoding Mrp/NBP35 family ATP-binding protein has translation MSSPARSKGSPDVAVTREDVLGLLKTLNDPVSGASLVEAGLVKALTVSDNNAVRFVLEVSPSHAAAYSEVRQQAEDAVKGLAGVSAVSVVMTAHSTPSAPPDLNPKRAAPSGPQKIPGVDRILAVASGKGGVGKSTVASNLACALAAEGRRVGLLDADVYGPSQPRMLGVSGRPASPDGKTILPMRNFGVTMMSIGLMTNDDQAVVWRGPMLMGALQQMMTQVQWGALDVLIVDLPPGTGDVQMTLAQKAHVDGAIIVSTPQDVALLDARKGIDMFNQLKTPILGMIENMSTHICSECGHEEHVFGHGGVAKEAEKLGVPLLAEIPLHLDIRLAADGGAPIVVSKPDSAQAAGFRAVAQRLIADGHA, from the coding sequence ATGTCGTCACCGGCAAGATCGAAGGGCAGTCCTGACGTGGCCGTTACCCGCGAAGACGTCTTGGGGCTGCTCAAGACACTGAACGATCCCGTCAGCGGCGCGTCGCTGGTCGAGGCTGGTTTGGTCAAGGCGCTTACCGTCAGCGACAACAACGCCGTCCGTTTCGTGCTGGAGGTCAGCCCCAGCCACGCCGCCGCTTACAGCGAGGTGCGCCAGCAGGCCGAAGACGCAGTGAAAGGCTTGGCAGGTGTCAGCGCCGTGTCGGTGGTGATGACCGCGCACAGCACCCCATCTGCCCCGCCCGATCTGAATCCGAAACGCGCAGCCCCCTCCGGCCCGCAGAAAATTCCCGGTGTGGATCGCATTCTGGCCGTCGCCTCCGGCAAGGGCGGCGTCGGAAAATCTACCGTGGCCTCCAACCTCGCCTGCGCGCTTGCGGCGGAGGGGCGGCGCGTAGGCCTGCTGGACGCCGATGTCTACGGCCCGTCGCAGCCGCGCATGTTGGGCGTGTCGGGGCGGCCCGCCTCCCCCGATGGTAAAACCATTCTTCCCATGCGCAATTTCGGCGTCACTATGATGTCGATCGGGCTGATGACCAATGACGACCAAGCCGTCGTCTGGCGTGGACCCATGCTGATGGGTGCCTTGCAGCAGATGATGACGCAGGTCCAATGGGGCGCGCTGGATGTGCTGATCGTTGACCTTCCGCCGGGCACCGGTGACGTTCAAATGACGCTGGCGCAAAAGGCCCATGTGGATGGCGCGATCATCGTCAGCACGCCGCAGGATGTGGCCTTGCTGGACGCCCGAAAAGGCATCGACATGTTCAACCAGCTCAAGACGCCGATCCTTGGGATGATCGAGAATATGTCGACCCATATCTGCTCTGAATGCGGCCACGAGGAACACGTCTTCGGCCATGGCGGCGTCGCCAAGGAGGCAGAGAAGCTGGGCGTTCCCCTGCTGGCAGAAATCCCGTTGCATCTGGACATCCGGCTTGCCGCTGATGGCGGCGCCCCCATTGTGGTCTCCAAGCCCGACAGTGCGCAGGCCGCGGGCTTCCGCGCCGTGGCGCAACGCCTGATCGCTGACGGGCACGCATGA
- a CDS encoding DUF6494 family protein: MSEDFNMSMRKFLKQVGVTSQQAIEQAMRDAGDTAGKTFEAKMVLTIDGVDLEHVVTGKIEGQS, from the coding sequence ATGAGCGAAGATTTCAATATGTCGATGCGCAAATTCCTCAAGCAGGTGGGCGTCACCTCGCAACAGGCAATCGAGCAAGCCATGCGCGACGCAGGCGACACCGCCGGCAAAACCTTCGAAGCCAAAATGGTGTTGACGATCGACGGCGTTGATCTGGAACATGTCGTCACCGGCAAGATCGAAGGGCAGTCCTGA
- a CDS encoding 4Fe-4S binding protein, which produces MAKTLMICDCLGSQPIDGKALSEATGLPCSRPFTSLCAAQQNDAAAAIEAGEVMIACQQEAPRFAALAEELGAPEPAFVDIRDRAGWSDEAASAAPKMAALVAEAALPRPMPKSVDVVSEGTCLILGASDVAFTVAQQLADILAITILMPSGAEIETAAGFDTVTGSLRSASGTLGHFDIRIDALQQVIPGGRGAVQLTPPRDNAQSQCDVILDLRGEGPLFSADDKRDGYLRADPGSQPAVAKAVLAASQMVGTFEKPLYVRTEPSLCAHSRAEQPACSRCLNLCPTGAITSAGDHVTIDPMICAGCGACAAVCPSGAIAYDAPTTDDTFRRINTLATTFRKAGGTAPRLLVHDEDHGAEMIRLAARFGRGLPADVIPLEVSALAAFGHAEMLAALAAGFASVTMLISPKTEREAPDSEAALALALAGRDTAVTLIDATDPDQLSDTLYAEAAAKPVTTPALPMGTRRQVARLAAKTLQPEAETVALPAGAPYGAVVVDTDACTLCLSCVSLCPSGALGDNPDMPQLRFQEDACLQCGLCSNICPENAITLTPQMDLTDAAFTQTVLHEEEPFACIECGELFGVKSTVEKITEKLAGKHAMFKNSQAARMIQMCDNCRINAQYHSENNPFAGGERPKPRTTDDYLSKRRDH; this is translated from the coding sequence ATGGCCAAAACTTTGATGATTTGCGACTGCTTGGGGAGCCAGCCGATTGACGGCAAGGCCCTGTCCGAGGCGACGGGGCTGCCCTGTTCACGCCCCTTTACCAGCTTGTGCGCTGCGCAGCAAAACGACGCCGCCGCCGCAATTGAAGCGGGCGAGGTGATGATCGCCTGCCAACAGGAAGCCCCGCGCTTCGCCGCCTTGGCAGAGGAACTCGGCGCGCCGGAGCCGGCATTCGTCGACATTCGGGACCGCGCTGGCTGGTCCGACGAGGCCGCAAGCGCCGCCCCTAAGATGGCCGCCCTGGTGGCAGAAGCCGCCCTGCCCCGCCCTATGCCCAAAAGCGTCGATGTCGTCTCCGAAGGCACATGCCTGATTCTTGGCGCGTCCGATGTCGCGTTCACAGTGGCGCAACAACTGGCCGACATTCTGGCGATCACCATTTTGATGCCATCGGGCGCAGAGATCGAAACCGCCGCAGGCTTTGACACGGTCACCGGTTCGCTGCGCAGCGCCAGCGGCACGCTTGGGCATTTCGACATTCGCATTGATGCGCTGCAACAAGTCATCCCGGGCGGGCGCGGCGCGGTGCAACTGACGCCACCGCGCGACAATGCGCAGTCGCAATGTGACGTCATCCTAGATCTGCGCGGCGAAGGCCCACTGTTTTCCGCAGATGACAAACGCGACGGCTACCTGCGCGCCGATCCTGGCAGCCAACCTGCGGTGGCAAAGGCGGTGCTGGCCGCATCGCAAATGGTCGGCACCTTCGAAAAGCCGCTTTACGTGCGGACGGAGCCAAGCCTCTGCGCCCATTCCCGCGCCGAGCAACCCGCATGTTCGCGCTGTCTGAACCTGTGTCCGACGGGGGCCATCACCTCGGCCGGAGATCACGTCACCATCGATCCGATGATCTGCGCCGGATGCGGTGCCTGTGCGGCGGTCTGCCCGTCGGGCGCGATTGCCTATGATGCGCCCACAACCGATGACACCTTCCGCCGGATCAACACCTTGGCCACGACCTTCCGCAAAGCAGGGGGCACCGCCCCACGCCTGTTGGTCCATGACGAAGATCACGGCGCCGAGATGATCCGCCTTGCCGCCCGTTTCGGGCGCGGCTTGCCTGCCGATGTGATCCCGCTGGAGGTCAGCGCATTGGCCGCCTTTGGTCACGCCGAGATGCTGGCCGCCCTTGCTGCCGGATTTGCCTCCGTCACCATGCTGATCAGCCCGAAGACCGAACGCGAGGCCCCCGACAGCGAGGCCGCGCTGGCACTTGCGTTGGCCGGCCGCGACACGGCGGTGACTCTCATTGACGCCACTGATCCTGACCAGTTGTCCGACACGCTCTATGCCGAAGCCGCCGCGAAGCCTGTGACCACCCCTGCCCTGCCCATGGGCACGCGGCGGCAGGTGGCACGCCTTGCCGCAAAGACCTTGCAGCCCGAGGCCGAAACCGTGGCCCTTCCCGCTGGCGCACCCTATGGCGCGGTCGTGGTCGATACCGACGCCTGCACCCTGTGCCTGTCTTGCGTGTCGCTATGCCCGTCCGGCGCACTCGGCGACAATCCCGACATGCCGCAGCTGCGTTTTCAGGAAGATGCCTGCCTGCAATGCGGATTGTGCAGCAACATCTGCCCCGAAAACGCGATCACGCTGACCCCGCAGATGGACCTGACCGACGCCGCCTTCACCCAAACCGTCCTGCACGAGGAAGAGCCTTTTGCCTGCATCGAATGCGGCGAACTGTTCGGGGTGAAATCCACGGTTGAGAAGATCACCGAGAAGCTCGCGGGCAAGCACGCCATGTTCAAAAATTCGCAGGCCGCGCGGATGATCCAGATGTGCGACAATTGCCGGATCAACGCGCAATATCATTCAGAGAACAACCCCTTCGCAGGCGGCGAGCGCCCGAAACCGCGCACCACCGACGACTATCTCAGCAAGCGGCGGGATCACTGA
- a CDS encoding DUF6505 family protein, with protein sequence MKLARAIHFDESDTRVFHSPARTGEWCVSGGFEFSNWSEGDLVGKARQAFSNGWMGCETFGRVSFVAVTQIEPSERDWLVDLLAQHFVDIYGAPSLDAARPVATEEVDHMASLCEEHAANTLLTVARELTDAGVRESYRVIEAQDAGLEQFAIHGSLDDEPHQH encoded by the coding sequence ATGAAACTCGCCCGTGCGATCCATTTCGACGAAAGCGACACCCGCGTGTTCCACAGCCCCGCGCGCACCGGCGAATGGTGCGTCTCTGGCGGGTTCGAGTTCTCCAACTGGTCCGAAGGTGATCTGGTCGGCAAGGCCCGTCAGGCCTTCTCAAACGGGTGGATGGGGTGCGAGACATTCGGGCGGGTCAGCTTCGTCGCCGTCACCCAGATCGAGCCGTCGGAACGCGACTGGTTGGTCGACCTTCTGGCGCAGCATTTCGTCGACATTTACGGCGCGCCATCGCTGGACGCCGCCCGCCCCGTCGCCACCGAAGAGGTCGACCACATGGCGTCCCTTTGCGAGGAACACGCGGCCAACACGCTGCTCACCGTGGCACGCGAATTGACTGATGCCGGTGTGCGCGAAAGCTACCGCGTGATCGAGGCGCAGGACGCAGGGCTAGAGCAGTTCGCTATCCACGGATCTCTGGATGACGAACCGCACCAGCATTAG
- a CDS encoding VOC family protein, which yields MSDVDASVRFYESLGLARLKVRPTAGFAILQSDGMQMYLHRAPDKFSGNLNGLEKEKFRGRGIIIHFSVANVDEWAKKFSTEGHEVSLGPVDQSHGHRELYFYDPDGYNVVVFSGIANSKK from the coding sequence GTGTCCGATGTTGACGCGTCCGTTCGGTTTTACGAGTCACTTGGCCTTGCACGCCTCAAAGTGAGGCCCACCGCTGGTTTTGCAATTCTTCAATCGGACGGCATGCAAATGTACTTGCATCGCGCCCCAGACAAGTTTTCAGGCAACTTAAACGGCTTAGAGAAAGAGAAGTTTCGGGGGAGAGGCATAATAATCCATTTCTCTGTTGCAAATGTTGATGAGTGGGCAAAGAAGTTCTCGACCGAGGGCCATGAGGTTTCACTAGGACCAGTCGATCAATCGCACGGCCATCGTGAGTTGTATTTTTATGATCCAGACGGATACAACGTCGTTGTATTTTCGGGGATCGCAAACTCAAAAAAATGA